The proteins below are encoded in one region of Thermosulfurimonas marina:
- a CDS encoding AAA family ATPase — translation MSEEKELCHRILTTLQGILRGKEREVELALVSFLAGGHLLLEDLPGTGKTTLALALSRALGCEFRRVQFTSDLLPADILGAEVWRAEEGRFEFRPGPVFTHVLLADEINRASPRTQSALLEALAEGRVSVSGRTYELPRPFFVIATQNPLDLYGTYPLPESQLDRFLMRLSLGYPPREEERAVLAADGFYETARGLEPLADPVQARALQEAARQVRVSEKLLDYLLNLGEASRRSRTFRFGFSTRGLLALKAAARALAFLRGRDYVVPDDVQAVFLPVAYHRLLPREELSPEVRETLLVEFLERVPVPL, via the coding sequence GTGTCCGAGGAAAAGGAACTTTGCCATCGGATCTTGACCACCCTCCAGGGGATCCTTCGGGGAAAGGAGCGGGAGGTGGAACTGGCCTTGGTCTCTTTTCTGGCCGGAGGACACCTTCTTCTTGAAGATCTCCCCGGCACCGGAAAGACCACCCTGGCCCTGGCCCTTTCCCGGGCCCTGGGGTGTGAATTCCGGCGGGTGCAATTCACCAGCGATCTCCTTCCGGCAGACATCCTGGGGGCCGAGGTCTGGCGGGCCGAAGAAGGACGCTTTGAGTTCCGTCCGGGTCCGGTCTTTACCCATGTGCTCCTGGCCGACGAGATCAACCGGGCCAGTCCCCGCACCCAGAGCGCCCTTCTGGAGGCCCTGGCCGAGGGTCGGGTCTCGGTAAGCGGGCGCACCTACGAGCTTCCCCGACCCTTTTTCGTGATCGCCACCCAGAATCCCCTCGATCTTTACGGGACCTATCCCCTTCCCGAATCTCAGCTCGATCGTTTTCTCATGCGTCTTTCCCTGGGCTACCCCCCGCGGGAGGAAGAGCGGGCGGTGCTGGCGGCCGATGGCTTTTACGAGACCGCCCGGGGGCTTGAACCTCTGGCCGATCCCGTTCAGGCCCGGGCCCTGCAGGAGGCCGCTCGTCAGGTGCGGGTCTCGGAGAAACTTCTCGATTATCTCCTCAATCTGGGGGAGGCCAGCCGCCGCAGTCGGACCTTCCGTTTCGGATTTTCCACTCGGGGTCTGCTGGCCTTGAAGGCTGCGGCCCGGGCCCTGGCCTTTCTTCGGGGAAGGGACTATGTGGTGCCCGATGACGTTCAGGCCGTCTTCCTGCCGGTGGCCTATCACCGGCTCCTTCCCCGGGAGGAACTCTCCCCGGAGGTCCGGGAGACCCTTCTGGTGGAATTTCTGGAAAGGGTGCCGGTTCCTCTGTGA
- a CDS encoding slipin family protein yields MPLSFPLIVLLAIFFLASALKVLKEYERAVVFRLGRFIGVKGPGLIILIPVIDKMVKVDLRVVTLDVPTQEVITRDNVSVKVNAVVYFRVIEPEKAVIQVEDYYYATSQLAQTTLRSICGQAELDEILAEREKLSLEIQRILDADTDPWGIKVSKVEIKEIDLPEEMKRAMARQAEAERERRAKIINAEGEYQAAKTLAEAARIMAESPAALQLRFLQTLREVAAENNSTLIFPLPIDLVRPLLENLEARKEIKSV; encoded by the coding sequence ATGCCTTTATCTTTTCCTCTGATAGTTCTTCTGGCCATCTTTTTCCTGGCTTCGGCCCTCAAGGTCCTCAAGGAATACGAACGGGCGGTGGTCTTTCGCCTGGGGCGTTTCATCGGGGTTAAGGGGCCCGGACTGATCATCCTCATCCCGGTCATCGATAAGATGGTCAAGGTGGACCTCCGGGTGGTCACCCTGGATGTCCCCACCCAGGAGGTCATCACCCGGGACAATGTCTCGGTAAAGGTGAATGCCGTGGTCTATTTTCGGGTGATCGAACCGGAAAAGGCGGTGATCCAGGTGGAGGATTACTACTACGCCACCAGTCAGCTGGCCCAGACCACCCTGCGGAGCATATGCGGGCAGGCGGAGCTGGACGAGATCCTGGCCGAAAGGGAGAAGCTGAGCCTAGAGATTCAGCGTATCCTGGATGCGGACACCGACCCCTGGGGGATCAAGGTCTCCAAGGTAGAGATCAAGGAGATCGATCTTCCGGAGGAGATGAAGCGGGCCATGGCTCGACAGGCCGAGGCCGAGCGGGAACGGCGGGCCAAGATCATCAACGCCGAGGGCGAGTACCAGGCGGCCAAGACCCTCGCTGAGGCGGCCCGCATCATGGCCGAAAGCCCCGCGGCCCTCCAGCTGCGCTTTCTCCAGACCCTGCGCGAGGTGGCCGCAGAGAACAATTCCACCCTCATCTTTCCTCTACCCATCGACCTGGTAAGACCCCTCCTGGAAAACCTGGAGGCCCGCAAGGAGATCAAAAGCGTATGA
- the pabB gene encoding aminodeoxychorismate synthase component I — protein MRRFLWVNAYDWPEEVLLFEDPVEVLSFEGGDPQEFFASCEEYLRQGFYLAGFLTYELGYFLEERLRPLSGRVPAWPLALLGVFKEPHRLSGLRPPERRPFVLRELALSLTFEEYREALEKIKAYIASGDTYQVNFTLKYSFAFEGSAEGLFWELLRKQRVRYAALVEGEGWVVLSLSPELFLRRQGPLLRTSPMKGTAARRPLPEEDREVARWLFGDPKNRAENVMIVDLLRHDLGRICQAGSVWVPELFKVEPYRTVHQMISTVEGELPPGISLYEILGSLFPCGSVTGAPKIRTMEIIAELEPHPRGIYTGAVGFMEPSGDFLFNVAIRTVEIRKGRGEFGIGSGVVWDSDPEAEWRECLLKARFLTESPPEFDLVETLRFSPGEGLRRLERHLARLSRSAAHLVRPFPESRVRQALAEATRGLSRPSRVRLLLSEWAEVRVETAPLEDFPRPVRVGLARRPRVPDPVYLFHKTTYRPWYEEARRRVQALGLSEIVFYDEAGRLLEGTITNIFLERQGRLYTPPLSLGLLPGILREELLARGEAEEAVLTLTDLLSGRLYLGNSARGLALVEALYFL, from the coding sequence ATGCGGCGCTTCTTGTGGGTCAACGCCTACGATTGGCCAGAAGAAGTCCTCCTTTTTGAGGACCCGGTGGAAGTCCTTTCCTTTGAGGGTGGGGACCCTCAAGAATTTTTCGCCTCCTGTGAGGAGTATCTTCGGCAGGGCTTCTATCTGGCCGGGTTTTTGACCTACGAGCTGGGTTATTTCCTGGAGGAAAGACTCCGGCCGCTTTCCGGAAGAGTTCCGGCCTGGCCGCTGGCCCTTTTAGGGGTCTTCAAGGAGCCTCATAGGCTTTCGGGCTTGAGGCCCCCAGAGAGAAGGCCTTTTGTCCTCCGGGAGCTTGCCCTTTCGCTCACCTTTGAGGAGTATCGGGAGGCCCTCGAGAAGATCAAGGCCTATATCGCCTCAGGAGACACTTACCAGGTGAATTTCACCCTCAAGTATAGTTTTGCCTTTGAGGGTTCTGCGGAGGGGCTTTTCTGGGAACTTTTGCGCAAGCAACGGGTGCGCTATGCGGCCTTGGTGGAAGGAGAGGGCTGGGTGGTGCTCAGCCTTTCTCCGGAGCTTTTCCTTCGGCGCCAGGGGCCCCTCCTCCGGACCTCTCCCATGAAGGGCACCGCCGCCCGGAGGCCCCTTCCGGAAGAAGACCGAGAGGTGGCCCGATGGCTTTTCGGCGATCCCAAGAACCGGGCCGAAAACGTAATGATCGTGGACCTTCTGCGCCACGATCTGGGGCGGATCTGTCAGGCGGGGTCGGTCTGGGTTCCGGAACTTTTCAAGGTGGAGCCCTACCGCACCGTGCACCAGATGATCTCCACTGTGGAAGGAGAGCTCCCCCCGGGGATTTCTCTTTACGAGATCCTGGGGAGCCTTTTCCCTTGCGGCTCGGTGACCGGGGCCCCCAAAATACGCACCATGGAGATCATTGCCGAGCTTGAGCCCCATCCCCGGGGGATCTACACCGGGGCCGTGGGATTTATGGAACCCTCCGGGGATTTTCTTTTTAACGTGGCCATCCGCACCGTAGAGATCCGGAAGGGGAGGGGGGAATTCGGGATCGGTTCCGGGGTGGTCTGGGATAGTGATCCCGAGGCCGAGTGGCGGGAGTGTCTCCTCAAGGCCCGCTTTCTTACGGAAAGCCCTCCGGAGTTCGATCTGGTGGAAACCCTGCGTTTCTCTCCGGGAGAGGGTCTGAGGCGCCTGGAAAGGCACCTGGCCCGGCTTTCCCGTTCGGCGGCCCACCTGGTACGGCCCTTTCCAGAATCCAGGGTCCGCCAGGCCCTGGCCGAGGCTACCCGGGGTCTCTCCCGTCCTTCGCGGGTAAGGCTTCTCCTTTCGGAATGGGCGGAGGTGCGGGTGGAGACCGCGCCGCTTGAGGACTTTCCTCGGCCGGTGCGGGTGGGATTGGCCCGGAGACCCCGGGTGCCGGATCCGGTCTATCTTTTTCACAAGACCACCTATCGGCCCTGGTACGAGGAGGCCCGGCGCCGGGTCCAGGCTCTGGGCCTTTCGGAGATCGTCTTTTACGATGAGGCCGGGCGCCTTCTGGAAGGCACCATCACCAACATCTTTTTGGAAAGGCAGGGGCGTCTCTACACTCCGCCCCTTTCCCTGGGGCTTCTTCCGGGCATCCTGCGGGAGGAGCTTCTGGCCCGGGGAGAGGCCGAGGAGGCCGTCCTCACCCTGACCGATCTCCTTTCCGGCCGACTTTACCTGGGAAATTCCGCCCGGGGGCTCGCCCTGGTGGAGGCCCTCTATTTCCTTTAA
- a CDS encoding nucleotidyl transferase AbiEii/AbiGii toxin family protein, translating into MFDLRALLRTLAEFSSKEKVPLFLAGAFALQAYGLSRATADLDLLSGKAFRPRVTSFFEGLGFEEHSQAPGFSAYLHPLGGRVDLIWVDEETLEKIEKEARPCQLFSEAEFRVLSPRHLAALKIFAVKNDPRRIFREWPDLLWLLKNNLVSWEEMKKIAEKYGVPAILRRLDSEL; encoded by the coding sequence TTGTTTGACCTTCGGGCACTCCTTCGGACCCTGGCCGAATTTTCTAGCAAAGAAAAAGTTCCCCTCTTTCTGGCCGGGGCCTTCGCCCTCCAGGCCTACGGCCTTTCCCGGGCCACCGCCGACCTTGATCTCTTGAGCGGAAAGGCCTTCCGCCCCAGGGTGACCTCTTTCTTTGAAGGATTGGGCTTTGAGGAACATTCTCAGGCCCCGGGGTTTTCGGCCTACCTTCATCCCCTGGGAGGGAGGGTGGACCTCATCTGGGTGGATGAGGAAACCCTGGAAAAGATCGAGAAAGAAGCTAGACCGTGCCAGCTCTTTTCGGAAGCGGAGTTTCGAGTGCTTTCGCCGCGGCATCTGGCGGCCCTTAAAATCTTTGCCGTAAAGAACGATCCCCGAAGGATTTTTAGAGAATGGCCAGATCTCCTCTGGCTTTTAAAAAACAATCTGGTATCCTGGGAAGAAATGAAAAAAATTGCGGAAAAATATGGGGTGCCGGCAATCCTCCGCAGACTGGATTCCGAACTTTAG
- a CDS encoding DUF58 domain-containing protein, with amino-acid sequence MKRRYQVRITLPGGLLIAFTLAVALAAVNTGNNLLYLCTSALLGLMTVSGLLSFWNLALVRVEIEPPEEVFSGLPAPFRVRLYGPPFPVFFLHLQGEGGGLRCPYFRRQFEGKLFLKFPRRGRVPLKGLRISSAYPLGFFVRIRWIPLDLDLLVYPRPLKGGRFGARFLGSGEGASGPEEAPEDLWGLRPFREGEPAGRIAWRASALRGRLLAKEFRGEGGESLVLDLSQGFDEEGLCRATGAVLEGLSRGLSVGLRLPGLEIAPGRGPDQRRRLLEALACA; translated from the coding sequence GTGAAAAGGCGCTATCAGGTAAGGATCACTCTTCCCGGCGGGCTTCTTATCGCCTTCACCCTGGCGGTGGCCCTGGCCGCGGTCAATACCGGAAACAACCTCCTTTATCTGTGCACTTCGGCCCTCCTGGGTCTTATGACCGTCTCCGGTCTCCTTTCCTTCTGGAACCTGGCCCTGGTGCGGGTGGAGATCGAGCCCCCGGAGGAGGTCTTTTCCGGGCTGCCGGCCCCTTTCCGGGTCCGTCTTTACGGGCCTCCTTTCCCGGTATTTTTTCTGCATCTTCAGGGAGAAGGAGGGGGCCTGCGGTGTCCCTATTTCCGGCGACAGTTTGAGGGAAAACTCTTTTTGAAATTTCCCAGGCGAGGGAGGGTCCCTCTCAAGGGACTTCGGATCTCCTCGGCCTATCCCCTGGGTTTTTTCGTACGCATCCGCTGGATTCCTCTGGATCTTGATCTTCTGGTCTATCCCCGTCCGCTCAAAGGGGGCCGTTTCGGGGCCCGCTTCCTGGGCTCCGGGGAGGGGGCCTCCGGGCCAGAAGAGGCCCCGGAGGACCTCTGGGGGCTGCGTCCTTTCCGGGAGGGGGAACCTGCAGGGAGGATCGCCTGGCGGGCCTCGGCCCTTCGCGGACGCCTCCTGGCCAAGGAATTTCGGGGAGAGGGCGGGGAGAGCCTAGTCCTCGATCTTTCGCAGGGTTTCGACGAGGAGGGCCTTTGCCGGGCCACCGGGGCGGTGCTCGAAGGACTATCCCGGGGGCTTTCCGTGGGCTTGAGGCTTCCGGGGCTAGAGATCGCCCCGGGCCGCGGTCCGGATCAGCGCCGACGGCTCCTGGAGGCCCTGGCCTGTGCGTGA
- a CDS encoding glutamate-5-semialdehyde dehydrogenase gives MSEIEKMVTEMARKAREASRSLASLSTEVKNRVLLETARRLREEKARLQAENEKDLSFAREKGLSAALIDRLTLSDKVIEGMARGLEEVAALPDPVGEVVKMWRRPNGLWVGRMRIPLGVIAMIYESRPNVTIDAAGLCFKSGNAVLLRGGSEALHSNLALARIFQEALRSAGAPEEAVQVIPTTDREAVNVLLKLDQYIDLIIPRGGEGLIRFVTENSRIPVLKHYKGVCHVYVDKYADLEMARRIAVNAKVQRPGVCNAMETLLVHRQVAESFLPLVAEDFKAHGVELRGCPETRRLIPWAKEATEEDWEAEYLDLILAVRVVGSMEEALEHIARYGSNHTESIVTEDYRRAMRFLREVDASVVMVNASTRFNDGGELGLGAEIGISTTKLHAYGPMALEELTALKFIVFGEGQIRK, from the coding sequence ATGAGCGAGATAGAGAAGATGGTCACGGAGATGGCCCGCAAGGCCCGGGAAGCCTCCCGCTCTCTGGCCTCGCTTTCCACAGAGGTCAAAAACCGGGTCCTTCTGGAGACGGCGCGTCGTCTGCGGGAGGAAAAGGCCCGGCTCCAGGCGGAAAACGAAAAAGACCTTTCCTTCGCCCGAGAAAAAGGACTTTCCGCGGCCCTGATCGATCGTCTCACCCTCTCGGACAAGGTCATCGAGGGCATGGCCCGAGGGCTGGAAGAGGTGGCGGCCCTGCCTGACCCGGTAGGGGAAGTGGTCAAGATGTGGCGCCGGCCCAACGGCCTCTGGGTGGGCCGGATGCGCATCCCTCTGGGAGTGATCGCCATGATCTATGAAAGTCGGCCTAATGTGACCATCGATGCCGCCGGTCTGTGTTTTAAGAGCGGAAACGCGGTCCTCCTGCGCGGGGGCTCGGAGGCTCTGCACTCTAACTTGGCTCTGGCCCGCATCTTTCAGGAGGCCTTGAGGAGCGCCGGGGCCCCGGAGGAAGCCGTCCAGGTTATCCCTACCACGGATCGGGAGGCGGTAAATGTGCTCCTGAAACTCGACCAGTATATAGACCTCATCATCCCCCGGGGAGGAGAGGGGCTTATCCGCTTCGTGACCGAGAACTCCCGGATCCCGGTCCTCAAGCACTACAAGGGCGTCTGCCACGTCTATGTGGACAAATACGCCGATCTGGAGATGGCCCGGAGGATCGCGGTAAACGCCAAGGTTCAGCGCCCCGGGGTCTGTAACGCTATGGAGACCCTTCTGGTACATCGCCAGGTGGCCGAAAGTTTTCTCCCCTTGGTGGCCGAAGACTTTAAGGCCCATGGGGTGGAGCTTCGGGGCTGTCCCGAGACCCGACGCCTTATCCCCTGGGCCAAGGAGGCCACGGAGGAGGACTGGGAGGCCGAGTATCTGGATCTCATCCTGGCGGTGCGGGTGGTGGGCTCTATGGAAGAGGCCTTAGAGCATATTGCCCGCTACGGCTCCAACCACACAGAGTCCATCGTCACCGAGGACTATCGCCGGGCCATGCGTTTCCTGCGCGAGGTGGACGCCTCGGTGGTCATGGTCAACGCCTCCACGCGCTTTAACGATGGAGGGGAGTTGGGCCTGGGAGCGGAGATCGGAATCTCCACCACCAAGCTCCACGCTTATGGCCCCATGGCCCTGGAGGAGCTTACGGCTCTCAAGTTCATCGTCTTCGGGGAGGGCCAGATCCGGAAATAG
- the hisF gene encoding imidazole glycerol phosphate synthase subunit HisF, whose protein sequence is MRVTLLDYGAGNVRSVVNALTSLGAKVHFVEGPEDILSAERLVFPGVGHFGSIMQALREKGLLEPLREYLRSGRPFLGICLGLQVLFEGSEEAPGVAGLGVFPGFVRRFRVNLPVPHIGWNGLRPQKPSRLFQGLSGEEKFYFVHSYYVEPADPSLALTFTDYGVSFVSAIEAGPVVALQFHPEKSGPAGLKILENFLRGEGEAVKPPRVPQRTRLAKRIIACLDVRSDDQGRLVVTKGLQYDVREAGRVRDMGDPVELAQRYYEEGADEITFLNITGFRHFPLQDQPMLEVLRRTSERVFVPLTIGGGIRDFTDRDGRSYTALEVASAYFRAGADKVSIGSDAVYIVEDYLRRGPSGRSSIETISRVYGRQAVVISIDPKRHYVKDPSETPHPVIETALPGPNGERYCWFQCTVKGGREARDVDAITLARVCEELGAGEILLNSIDRDGTNLGYDLELIQAVSEAVSIPVIASSGAGCEEHFYEVFARTRAEAALAAGIFHRRQVEIPAVKRYLREKGIEVRLV, encoded by the coding sequence ATGCGGGTGACCCTTCTCGACTACGGAGCCGGAAATGTCCGCAGCGTGGTCAACGCCCTGACCAGTCTGGGGGCCAAAGTCCACTTTGTGGAAGGCCCGGAGGACATCCTCTCAGCCGAACGTCTGGTTTTTCCGGGGGTGGGCCATTTCGGAAGTATCATGCAGGCCCTCCGCGAAAAGGGACTTCTGGAGCCCCTGCGGGAGTATCTCCGCTCCGGCCGTCCCTTCCTGGGGATCTGTCTGGGACTCCAGGTCCTTTTTGAGGGGAGCGAAGAAGCCCCGGGAGTGGCTGGCCTGGGAGTCTTTCCAGGCTTTGTGCGCCGGTTCCGGGTAAATCTTCCGGTCCCGCATATCGGCTGGAACGGCCTCCGGCCCCAAAAGCCCTCCCGGCTCTTCCAGGGCCTCTCCGGGGAGGAAAAATTTTATTTCGTGCACTCCTACTATGTGGAGCCCGCAGACCCTTCCCTGGCCCTCACCTTTACCGACTACGGGGTGAGCTTCGTGAGCGCCATCGAGGCCGGCCCGGTGGTGGCCCTCCAGTTCCATCCGGAAAAAAGCGGCCCTGCGGGTCTCAAGATCCTGGAGAACTTCCTCCGGGGGGAGGGGGAGGCGGTGAAACCCCCCAGGGTTCCGCAACGCACCCGCCTGGCCAAGCGGATCATCGCCTGTCTGGACGTGCGTTCCGACGACCAGGGACGGCTGGTGGTCACCAAGGGGCTCCAGTACGACGTGCGGGAGGCCGGCCGCGTACGGGACATGGGGGACCCGGTGGAGCTGGCCCAGCGCTATTATGAGGAAGGAGCCGACGAGATCACCTTCCTCAACATCACCGGCTTTCGACACTTTCCCCTCCAAGATCAGCCCATGCTGGAGGTTCTCCGGCGCACCTCGGAAAGGGTCTTCGTGCCCCTGACCATCGGCGGAGGCATCCGGGATTTCACCGATCGGGACGGACGCTCCTACACCGCCCTTGAGGTGGCCTCGGCCTACTTCCGGGCCGGGGCGGACAAGGTCTCCATCGGCTCCGATGCGGTCTACATCGTGGAGGACTATCTGCGCCGGGGGCCCTCGGGAAGGTCCTCCATCGAGACCATCTCCCGGGTCTATGGCCGCCAGGCGGTGGTCATCTCCATTGATCCCAAAAGACATTACGTAAAGGATCCCTCGGAGACCCCTCATCCGGTGATCGAAACCGCCCTTCCCGGTCCTAACGGGGAACGCTACTGCTGGTTTCAGTGCACGGTTAAGGGGGGGCGCGAGGCCCGGGATGTGGACGCCATCACCCTGGCCCGGGTCTGCGAGGAACTGGGGGCCGGGGAAATCCTTCTCAACAGTATTGACCGCGACGGGACCAACCTGGGCTACGACCTGGAACTCATCCAGGCGGTCTCCGAGGCGGTCTCCATCCCGGTGATCGCCTCGAGCGGCGCCGGCTGCGAGGAACATTTCTACGAGGTCTTTGCCCGTACCCGAGCCGAGGCCGCCCTGGCCGCGGGGATCTTTCACCGCCGTCAGGTAGAGATCCCTGCGGTCAAGCGTTATCTCCGGGAGAAGGGCATCGAGGTCCGCCTTGTTTGA
- a CDS encoding amidohydrolase → MREEKLIKATWVLPAWDREPLYQGAIFIRKERIIEVGPAQELRERYPAVPVEDLGEALIFPGLVNAHTHASMTIFRGLAEDLPLMTWLHEYIFPVESRLRSEWVYWGAKLALCEMLRSGITAVCDMYLFEPYVIRAVEEAGVRAALGEGLFDFPSPGYGPLEEGLRLTEDLLRAFAGHPRIRVMVMPHAVYTCSPETLKKAARLAERYGARLHIHLSETAEEVSQCLERYGRRPVAHLEVLGLLGENLHVAHAVELTDEEIELLARKGVSVAHCPESNLKLGSGVARVPEMLEAGVRVTLGTDGPASNNDLDLLSEMRTAALLQKGLRRDPTVLPAREILRMATEEGARALGFERCGRLEPGYEADLAVLDLTRPDLAPVHDPLALLVYSARAGAVREVMVAGQWLMREGQILTLDEEETRHWVAGIAQEIREFLGKS, encoded by the coding sequence ATGAGAGAAGAAAAGTTGATTAAGGCCACCTGGGTCCTTCCGGCCTGGGATCGGGAACCCCTTTACCAAGGGGCCATCTTCATTCGTAAAGAACGCATTATAGAAGTGGGGCCGGCCCAGGAACTTAGGGAGCGCTACCCCGCGGTTCCGGTAGAGGACCTGGGGGAGGCCCTGATCTTCCCCGGCCTGGTGAACGCCCACACCCACGCCTCCATGACCATCTTTCGGGGACTGGCCGAAGACCTTCCCCTTATGACCTGGCTTCACGAATACATCTTCCCGGTAGAAAGCCGGCTCCGGAGCGAATGGGTTTACTGGGGGGCCAAGCTGGCCTTGTGCGAAATGCTCCGGTCCGGGATAACGGCCGTCTGTGATATGTATCTCTTCGAACCCTACGTCATTCGGGCTGTAGAGGAGGCCGGGGTCCGGGCCGCCCTGGGAGAAGGACTTTTTGACTTTCCCTCCCCGGGCTACGGACCGCTGGAGGAGGGCCTGCGTCTTACCGAAGATCTGCTCCGGGCCTTTGCGGGCCATCCCCGCATCCGGGTCATGGTCATGCCCCATGCGGTCTATACCTGTTCACCCGAGACCCTGAAAAAGGCCGCCCGACTTGCCGAACGCTACGGGGCCCGGCTTCATATCCATCTTTCGGAGACCGCGGAGGAGGTCTCTCAGTGCCTTGAACGCTACGGGCGCCGTCCGGTGGCCCATCTAGAGGTCCTGGGTCTCCTTGGGGAAAACCTCCATGTGGCCCATGCCGTGGAACTCACCGATGAAGAGATAGAACTTCTGGCCCGAAAGGGGGTTTCGGTGGCCCACTGTCCGGAAAGCAATCTCAAACTGGGCTCCGGAGTGGCCCGGGTGCCGGAAATGCTGGAGGCCGGGGTAAGGGTCACCCTGGGCACCGATGGTCCGGCCAGCAACAACGATCTTGATCTCCTTTCGGAGATGCGCACTGCGGCCCTCCTCCAGAAGGGCTTGCGGCGAGACCCCACCGTCCTTCCGGCCCGAGAGATCCTGAGGATGGCCACCGAGGAGGGGGCCCGGGCTCTGGGCTTTGAGCGCTGCGGAAGGCTTGAGCCCGGCTACGAGGCCGATCTTGCGGTCCTGGATCTTACCCGGCCCGATCTGGCCCCGGTCCACGACCCCCTGGCCCTTCTGGTCTATAGTGCCCGGGCCGGGGCCGTGCGCGAGGTCATGGTGGCCGGACAATGGCTCATGCGGGAAGGCCAAATCCTTACCCTGGATGAAGAAGAAACCCGCCACTGGGTGGCAGGCATCGCCCAGGAAATCCGGGAATTTCTGGGCAAGAGCTGA
- a CDS encoding HAD family hydrolase: MIRLEIPGFGPVELQHLVSDFTGTLSVDGRLVEGVRERLLRLSQNLEVHILTADTFGTAERELSGVPCRFHRLAEPHLDRQKEAYVRELGPERVMALGNGLNDRLMLRIARVGVAVMLPEGVAVETLKAADILVRSPLEALDLLLEPRRLKATLRF, encoded by the coding sequence ATGATACGACTGGAGATTCCGGGCTTCGGCCCGGTAGAGCTCCAGCACCTGGTCTCGGATTTCACCGGGACCCTTTCGGTGGACGGCCGACTGGTGGAGGGAGTGCGCGAGCGGCTCCTCCGGCTCTCCCAAAATCTTGAAGTGCACATCCTCACCGCCGACACCTTTGGCACCGCGGAAAGGGAACTCTCCGGAGTGCCCTGCCGGTTCCATCGGCTGGCGGAACCGCACCTCGACCGCCAGAAGGAGGCCTATGTGCGGGAGCTCGGTCCGGAAAGGGTGATGGCCTTGGGAAACGGCCTAAACGACCGTCTGATGTTGCGCATCGCCCGGGTGGGCGTGGCGGTGATGCTTCCCGAAGGGGTGGCCGTAGAGACCTTAAAGGCGGCGGATATCCTGGTGCGCAGCCCCCTGGAGGCCCTGGATCTCCTTCTTGAGCCCCGGAGACTCAAGGCCACCCTTCGTTTTTAA
- a CDS encoding multiheme c-type cytochrome, translated as MKYARYVVLWLLFLGLGPFLTGKLWARPSKCEECHAKITPGIVKQFQRSKMYKTLTCASCHGKSHQSEADVDKAKLPTIETCKRCHAKQAKQYMSGKHFLGWVAMEAMPTIHMQPDPVTKGRKGCGGCHSLGATKEAKASKYYPRYAMDCQNCHTRHTFSVKEAREPEACMTCHMGFDHPQWEMWSTSKHGAAYQIDRLLGIPIEERRGPRCQTCHMPNGDHRVMTAWGFLGLRVPEDDQEWWQWRVSILKALHVLTPDGKFTDRINVVKAGKVARLTKEEWQAERQRMEKICHQCHNMNFVKEQLHQADMMLRAADQVMAEAIEIVADLARKGIIKHPDGNPYPDLLRFYDTPYEIEQKLYMMFMEYRMRAFQGAFHMNPDYSHWYGWAEMKKTLAEIKELAREMEERHAAK; from the coding sequence ATGAAGTATGCGCGGTATGTGGTTTTGTGGTTATTGTTTTTGGGCTTGGGCCCTTTCCTCACAGGTAAGCTGTGGGCTCGTCCCTCAAAGTGTGAGGAATGTCACGCCAAGATCACCCCGGGGATCGTCAAACAGTTCCAGCGTTCCAAGATGTATAAAACCCTGACCTGCGCTTCTTGCCACGGAAAGAGCCACCAGAGTGAGGCCGATGTGGACAAGGCCAAGCTTCCCACCATTGAGACCTGCAAGCGCTGTCATGCCAAGCAAGCCAAGCAGTACATGAGCGGTAAGCACTTTCTGGGCTGGGTGGCCATGGAGGCCATGCCCACCATCCACATGCAGCCCGATCCGGTAACCAAGGGACGGAAGGGCTGCGGAGGCTGCCACTCTCTCGGGGCCACTAAGGAGGCCAAGGCCAGCAAATACTATCCCAGGTACGCCATGGATTGTCAGAACTGCCACACCCGGCACACCTTCTCCGTGAAAGAGGCCCGGGAGCCCGAAGCCTGCATGACCTGCCATATGGGCTTTGACCATCCTCAGTGGGAGATGTGGTCCACCTCCAAGCACGGGGCGGCCTACCAGATAGATCGCCTCCTGGGGATCCCCATTGAGGAGCGCCGGGGGCCGCGGTGTCAGACCTGCCACATGCCCAACGGGGATCACCGGGTGATGACCGCCTGGGGATTTCTGGGGCTGCGGGTGCCGGAGGATGACCAGGAGTGGTGGCAGTGGCGGGTCTCCATCCTCAAGGCCCTGCACGTACTTACCCCGGACGGCAAGTTCACCGACCGTATTAATGTGGTCAAGGCCGGAAAGGTGGCCCGGCTTACCAAGGAGGAGTGGCAGGCCGAACGCCAGCGCATGGAAAAGATCTGCCACCAGTGCCACAACATGAATTTCGTGAAGGAACAGCTTCACCAGGCGGACATGATGCTTCGGGCTGCGGACCAGGTGATGGCCGAGGCTATTGAGATCGTGGCCGATCTGGCCCGCAAGGGCATCATCAAACACCCTGACGGGAATCCATATCCGGACCTCCTGCGCTTCTACGACACCCCTTACGAGATTGAGCAGAAGCTTTACATGATGTTCATGGAGTATCGCATGCGTGCCTTCCAGGGGGCCTTCCATATGAATCCGGACTACTCCCACTGGTACGGCTGGGCGGAAATGAAAAAGACCCTGGCGGAGATCAAAGAATTGGCCCGGGAGATGGAAGAAAGGCACGCAGCCAAGTAG